Part of the Nitrospiria bacterium genome is shown below.
GTGACAAACGATTGGGTCGTGCGAAATGCTTGGACCACACCATAACTCAAAAGCAGAAAACCACTTGCAAAAATAGCATGGGCAAACCACCATAAATGATTCCAGGGAGAACCGAGGGTGAAAGCCATTGAGGATTGGGCAAAAAATCCGATGGATATGGCAAAAATAGTCATCAGTGGGGATCGGATCTTCCGCTTGACCATAACCATAATGGTGCTTATTCCTAAACCTGCCCCCACACCTTCAAGCGATATCCGAAGGGTTAAATTTTTGGCCAATGGATATTGGGAAAAAACAAATATCAATAGATCAAGAAGGAGGAAACCAGCAACCCATCCTGCCCAATAATTTATCCGCACACGGCTTTTAACAGGATCCACGGGTTTGCCGTGTCGCAACATGGCCAAAAGAAAACAACCCGCCATGAAAACACGTGAAACCGGGCCATAAAGGAGAAACAGCCAAAGATTAGAATCCGCGAATCGGGTAAAAAATCCATGTGGAGCATAAACCAATGTAAAACCCAAAAGGCCTAGGGTTATCCATCGAAGAAGGGGCTCCCCTGAGGATTGATAACTTTTCCAGGTTACGAAGGTGACAAACCCGCCGGCCATAATGGCAGAGGCAATGGCTAATTCATGGAAATGAAAATCCTTAAAGAAAAGGGCCTGATCCTGAAACAGATAAAGGTAAGCCGTTCCAAAAAAAGGGAGCAAGGAGCAGACAATTAGTAAACTCAGGGCATAACACCGGGCTAACCAAAATAAAAAACGACCGGTTTCTTTTTCGTTGGAAATTGAAAAATCCCAAGCTGGTGTCTTAATAGAATTAGCCATTATTGAAATAGGACCTTTTCAAAAACAGAGGTTTTTAAAATAAGAGGAATGGGGAGGAAAATATTTTGTTGGAATGGAAAGCATACGATGAATGGAGAAAAATAATTTAAGAACTATCACCCAAAAATCCCCTTTAATTTGAACTTCTTTTTATATTTTATTCTACCTGGTTTCCCATATTTTTGAAGGGGAGAGGGCTTATTTTAAAATATCAATAAAAACAAATCGGTAAGACCTATGGGCAATGGCTCAGCCCCCGCTTTAAAAATTTTCAATCAAAGCAAAAACCCTTCCCATGAAGATTCAACTTTAATTTTTTCCAATAGTGACCTTTTAAAAGCTAAACCAGGTTTCTTGAATTATTCACTACATTGATGTTAGGCTAACTTTTCGTCTTCGTTTTTTAACAGGATTTAACAAGGATAATTGATTAAAAATACCGAATCAATCCATTGGAAAGAGTGGGGAGAAGAGGCTTTTCAGGAAGCTAAAGAGACCAATAAGCCCGTTTTCCTTTCTATTTCGGCCTCCTGGTGCCATTGGTGCCACGTGATGGATTATGAGAGCTTTTCTAAACCCGAGGTCACCCGCAGGATCACCTCAGATTTTATCCCCATCCGCATAGACAGTGACAAACGCCCGGATATCAATAACCGCTACAATATGGGTGGCTGGCCAACAGTAGCCATTTTAAACGGCAGAGGAAAGATGATTGATGGGGCCACTTACCTCCCCACTCCCCAGCTTCTTCATATGCTGGAGTCTAATCTCGAACGGATCAAAAGTTCAAAACCATCTTCTGAAACCCCACAGCAAAAACCGGAGCCCCCAAACCAACATCCCAATGAAGAGATGGTTCAAGCGGTTGCAAAGTCTTTAGAAAGAGCCTTTGATCGGACATTCGGTGGTTTTGGGGGACCCCCTAAATTTCCCCAGCCCTGGGCCTTAGAGTTTGCCCTCTTTTTAAATTCAAAACCCGGTAACCCGATCTGGAAGGAGATCATTCAACTCACCCTCGAAAATATGCGAGGTGGGATTTACGACCATGTAGATGGAGGTTTTTTCCGGTACGCTACCAGGGGAGACTGGGACAAACCCCACTTTGAAAAGCTCCTGGACTTAAATACCCGAATGCTTTCACTTTATTTAAAGGCCTATCAAATAACAGGGGAGGCAACCTATCGTTCAACCGCCCAGGGGATTTTGGATTATCTGTTTACCACGTTGGCGCTGGAAGGAAAACCGTGGTTATGCGGGAGCCAAAACGCAGATACCCATTATTATCAATTATCCGATGAAGACCGGATGTGGGCCCCGCCTCCTCAGATCGATCAAACCATCTTTGCCGACCATAATGCACAAGCCGCTTCCTCCCTTCTTCTTACTTACCAGGCCTTTCAAAAAACAGAATACAAAGAAAAAGGATTACATTTAATCAATCAACTTTGGAACCATTTTTTTGACCCTCAAAAAGGAATGTTTCACTATGACGATGGGAAATTATCTCTTGGGGGTTACCTTTCGGATCAAGTCCAAATGATTCATGCCTTATTGGATGGGTTTGAGACCACCGGCAATCGTGAATATTTCAACCGGTCGGAAAAACTGTTTTCCTTGATGGATGATTTTTTGTGGGATGAGAAAAGCGGGGGCTATTGGGATCTTCCTGACCATCAAAAAATTGGAGATTCCGTTCACATTCGAATTAAACCCTTTTCTGAGAATTCCATTGCGGCGATGGCATTGATCCGTTTGTTTCATTTTACGAAGGATAAAAAATACCTCCACCGGGCGGAAGCAACCCTTTCTTATCTCTCCACCGAATTTGAGCATTACAAACATCATGCAGCCCCTTTTGCACTTGCCCTCTGCTACTTTCTCCACCCGCCCCATCATATGACCATCATCGGTAACAAAAAAGACCCAAAATGGCAAGAGCTTGTTTCATCGGCTCATCAAATTAAATCCCCCTGGAAAGTAATTCTTCCCCTGGATTCTAAAACGGATACTAAGATCATCGAGCAGTTCGGTTACAAGCCTAACCCAACTCCCCAGGCCTACATATGTGTTGGAGAAAAGTGTCTGCCACCGGTTTCAGGATCAGATGATCTTTTTCAAGCTTTCAAAGATCTCGCCTGATCCAGTAATCGGGGTGAAAAGTTTTTTCAGGCTTCCACAGGGGTTAAAATTTTAGAAGAGACTCTCCCTTTAGAAGAGGAAACGTTTGGGTGGGGGTTCAAACCCTTCTTTTTTGGTGTTTTTCCCTTATTTTCCTGGCCCGTTCCGCTGCTTCACTGGCTTTTTCTATTTCTTTCCGCTTATGGTATAAAACCGATAAATTTTCGAGAATGCTTGCCAGCATAATGTGGTCAGGGCTTAGTGATTTCTCGGCATTGGTGAGAGCCCGCTCATAAAGCCTTTCGGCCCTCCCCGTCTGTCCCTGCGTTTTGTAAAGTTCAGCCATGTTGATTAATATAAATACCCCCGAGCCATTTTCCAATCCTTTTGTTT
Proteins encoded:
- a CDS encoding GGDEF domain-containing protein translates to MANSIKTPAWDFSISNEKETGRFLFWLARCYALSLLIVCSLLPFFGTAYLYLFQDQALFFKDFHFHELAIASAIMAGGFVTFVTWKSYQSSGEPLLRWITLGLLGFTLVYAPHGFFTRFADSNLWLFLLYGPVSRVFMAGCFLLAMLRHGKPVDPVKSRVRINYWAGWVAGFLLLDLLIFVFSQYPLAKNLTLRISLEGVGAGLGISTIMVMVKRKIRSPLMTIFAISIGFFAQSSMAFTLGSPWNHLWWFAHAIFASGFLLLSYGVVQAFRTTQSFVTVYSQTELMDQLRKANQTLERLASIDPLTGVNNRREFMVKTRIELSRARRSKTKISILSLDLDHFKEGSSWK
- a CDS encoding DUF255 domain-containing protein; this encodes MIKNTESIHWKEWGEEAFQEAKETNKPVFLSISASWCHWCHVMDYESFSKPEVTRRITSDFIPIRIDSDKRPDINNRYNMGGWPTVAILNGRGKMIDGATYLPTPQLLHMLESNLERIKSSKPSSETPQQKPEPPNQHPNEEMVQAVAKSLERAFDRTFGGFGGPPKFPQPWALEFALFLNSKPGNPIWKEIIQLTLENMRGGIYDHVDGGFFRYATRGDWDKPHFEKLLDLNTRMLSLYLKAYQITGEATYRSTAQGILDYLFTTLALEGKPWLCGSQNADTHYYQLSDEDRMWAPPPQIDQTIFADHNAQAASSLLLTYQAFQKTEYKEKGLHLINQLWNHFFDPQKGMFHYDDGKLSLGGYLSDQVQMIHALLDGFETTGNREYFNRSEKLFSLMDDFLWDEKSGGYWDLPDHQKIGDSVHIRIKPFSENSIAAMALIRLFHFTKDKKYLHRAEATLSYLSTEFEHYKHHAAPFALALCYFLHPPHHMTIIGNKKDPKWQELVSSAHQIKSPWKVILPLDSKTDTKIIEQFGYKPNPTPQAYICVGEKCLPPVSGSDDLFQAFKDLA